TATTTCGAGGTGACACGGAAACCTTTTTCTCAAAGTAGTTATTGTGTTATGGAGGAAAGTGTCTGTGTTTATCTCAGCTGGTCGTCTCTGTTTCTTATTTACAGAACAATGGAGAAATGTATTTGCCATAAACATATTTTCCTGTTTTCAGGCCGTCTCCACGTCACAGTCTGAGAACACAAAGTCAATGAATCCAGAAAGTTCTGAGGAACGTCTGAAGAAAAGAAACTGCAGATAAAAACtttcataaaaacatttctgcacATTCTTtgaacattaaatatgaatgtgcGTTAATCAGGCGTTACACACGTCATTGCCTCATGACACTAAAGTCATCGTGAACATTTACACATCCATGCAACAACAATCATGAGTGTTGgtgaaatatatagaaatacctTTGATGTTTCTTGTGAACTAAAGATATCATATGTTGAAATACTCTGTTGCTGCATTTTGGGTTTATTGGTGATTGGAAGATGAAATGATCGATACgtcatgtctctcctgtctgtctccgtTCAGTGTTCAGGAATGTAAAtaactttgtgttgttgttgttgttgttgttctgcagCTGCCGGTGAATGTTTGACACCATGAATCCCAGATTGTGATCAAATGTATCAAATTAAAACTCTTCATGCATCGGGTTTgattgcttctgtctggacatttaaaacaaagacTGAACTCAAACTATTTATACTCTTCACACCAAATGATGACGATGGAAATAAAGAACATTTCAAACACAACGACATGAATACAATGGGTGTGTCCTAGGAGAGAGATATGTCTCCTTAGACGACAATAGAGATATCTCTCCTGAGAAGACAATAGAGATATCTCTCCTAAGAAGACAATAGAGATATCTCTCCTTAGAAGACAATAGAGATATCTCTCCTGAGAAGACAATAGAGATATCTCTCCTTAGAAGACAATAGAGATATGTCTCTTTCGAAGACAAGAGAGATATCTCTCCTTAGAAGACAAGAGAGATATCTCTCCTAAGAGATATCTCTCCCTGAGAgataatagatagatatagaggaCAATAGAGATATCTCTCCTGAGAAGACAATAGAGATATCTCCTTAGAGGACAATAGAGATATCTCTCCTGAGAAGACAATAGAGATATGTCTCTTTCGAAGACAAGAGAGATATCTCTCCTTAGAAGACAATAGAGATATCTCTCCTGAGAAGACAATAGAGATATCTCTCCTTAGAAGACAATAGAGATATCTCTCCTGAGAAGACAATAGAGATATGTCTCTTTCGAAGACAAGAGAGATATCTCTCCTTAGAAGACAATAGAGATATCTCTCCTGAGAAGACAATAGAGATATCTCTCCTGAGAAGACAATAGAGATATCTCTCCTTAGAAGACGAGGGAGAATGggcataaataaaatatatcctGACTGCTCTTCCCATACATTCCGCTGGTTATTGATGATCAGAGGACGTCATGTACGTACAGCTTGTAAAGCCTCGGaggcgatgtgtgtgtgtgtgatctgtgtgtgtgtgatgtgtgtgtgatgtgtgtgtgtgtgtgtgtgtgtgatgtgtgtgatgtgtgtgtgatgtgtgtgtgtgtgtgtgtgtgtgtgtgatgtgtgtgtgtgatgtgtgtgtgtgtgtgtgtgtgtgtgtgtgtgtgtgctattggACAATAAGTAAAGCGTCGCTGGAAGTCAAGAGTCCTCGAGCTGCTGCTCAAACACGGACAGAATAATAAAGACGGGCGAGCTGCTGGAAACCGTTCTAACCTCAGAACACGCTGGACTCTTCTCTTGAAGTTTGCGTGACAGCTCCGAAGGTGTGAAGCTCCAGAGAAGttacctggaggagagagagagaaagagagagagggagagagagagggagagatcaaTATGAACACAGGACTCCACCACAATGTGAAATCAAAGTTGTTTTTCATGATTTGGATGAATGAGGGGTTTTTAGTGGCGACATCGACATCGACATCGACAtcagtctctcggtctctcggtctcagtctctcggtctctcggtCTCAGTCTCTCGGTCtcagtctctcggtctctcggtctcagtctctcggtctctcggtCTCAGTCTCTCGGTCtcagtctctcggtctctcggtctctcggtctcagtctctcggtctctcggtctcagtctctcggtctctcggtCTCAGTCTCTCGGTCTCAGTCTCTCGGTCtcagtctctcggtctctcggtctctcggtctctcggtCTCAGTCTCTCGGTCTCAGTCTCTCGGTCtcagtctctcggtctctcggtctcagtctctcggtctctcggtctctcggtctctcggtctcagtctctcggtctctcggtCTCAGTCTCTCGGTCtcagtctctcggtctctcggtCTCAGTCTCTCGGTCtcagtctctcggtctctcggtctctcagtctctcggtctcagtctctcggtctctcggtCTCAGTCTCTCGTAGGACCCCAACTTTaaaattatgttttaaaaagttgctctctagcgccccctcaaagtttgaccggcgacgcccctcacctaGAATGTCCGATTGACATGAAATTGTTCACtcatgtccacttggacctgctatACGAAAACGCCTCTCAGAccactaagctccgcctacttagattttcggccattttgaattttgtgaaaaacacataattgCCGAGTTCTCCTACACGCTGGGTCCGATTCATACCAAACCTTCTGGAGATCATCATTGAAGCTATATCACCGACTATGTATCatctttttataaatatctaattgtgttaagcatctatggcccaaGGAACATTTgaggggcgtgtcttgtttcattgttttttaattcaACACTCTTCCTGCAGGTGAAGTCCTGAAACCTACAGGAACAGCTTTCATGAGACCGTATCGAGGTGGCCGTGGTTACTGCCTGAGCCGTGGAGCGGCTGCACATGAGAGGACGGCGCGCGCTGTCGATGAGTCAGCCTTCATGTGACGACCGGCGGGATACACGGCCATGAGCAAAATGCCACGACTCCTTTTCATAGCTTAGTAAGAATTTTTAAAAGTactttatttgcatttgttCCTTAATTTCCTTCACCAGCGGACTTTACCCCTCATGTGTGACCCTGAGGgtcacagccaatcacagacgGGTTTAAACTGGTTTGGGCTTCTGGATGCTTCGACATCATTATAATGCATATTTTAAttggcttttctttttaaaggttttacTCTAAATGTGCTGCTTTTAATCTGTCGTTTCATTGTCCAGCTTCTCTGACACTGTGAGCCGCTGTCGTCTCTGACTGATGATCATTTGATGAatgttgtaaataataataataattacgtCCGTCTGGTGCTTATGAAAACCAAATGTTTGTCCGTCATTGAGATCCAGCGCCAGTGGAAGTTGTACCTGAGTTTACCTTTCTACTTTATCTATTATGTACGATATCAAAGCAATGTTCTTTTTATTCGTAACTATGACAACTGTTTGACAAAGAGATGCTATCTGTTTCACTCCTTTTAGGCACTTGCAcagatgtgtatttgtgtgcgtgtgcgtgtgtgtgtgtgtgtgtgtgagaggaaaaaaaacgttGTATTAGGTAGTGCAAATGGAATTTAGGTGACATGCCCTGGACACAAatgggggtgcaagtgactttttttcgtcccgatgtgcgcgcacacgccggcatccgagttctgcggcgcgcgagacggagatcggagtcgtgttaacgcgacactagagacagaatgacacgctgctggagagacgaccaacagacggacggattggaagctcattctgcgcatgcgttaaatgcgttaaaaaaaaaaaactagttaatcctgtaatttaattaactgagttaacgcgttatttttcacagcactaaaataaatatatatatacatatataaatataaatataaataaatatatatatataaatatatgttatatataaatatatatatatatacagtatataaataaataaatatatatatatatatatatatacatcatatattgtgttttctctttcacacaaaCCAATCAGTCCTGATCAGTCTGGAGAGGTTTCTGTTCACGAAATACAAGACGAATTGTTTTTCATTGATCTTTATGctttattatgtttttgtgcattcacaatacacacacacacagacacactataCTCTCACATGCATATCAACACACTGGCCTCCACTCCATAGCATCTCTCGGTCCAGGAGAGCAGACATGGAAAAAGCCTCAATCTGGTGGAAAATAAGAACATTTAGAAGTCAGGGCTCTCCAGGTAAGGTCTTTATTATTATGCAGAAAGAAATATTGGTTTTCAAAATATCTCGAGGGTAATTCTGAAAATGATGACATCTGTTCCCTTTGAGATGAGGATGAATCACAGCGTGTCTCAAAGCCGCAGACAGAAACCTTTCAGGAGACACACAACGGGAACACGACGTGTGAAAGGGGGATGAACTCTTCTGTGTGAAAGGGGGATGAACTCTTCTGTGTGAAAGGGGGATGAACTCTCCTCTGTGAAAGGGGGATGAACCCTTCTGTGTGAAAGGGGGATGAACTCTTCTGTGTGAAAGGGGGATGAACTCTTCTGTGTGAAAGGAGGATGAACTCTTCTGTGTGAAAGGAGGATGAACTCTTCTGTGTGAAAGGGGGATGAACTCTTCTGTGTGAAAGGAGGATGAACTCTTCTGTGTGAAAGGAGGATGAACTCTTCTGTGTGAAAGGAGGATGAACTCTTCTGTGTGAAAGGAGGATGAACTATTCTGTGTGAAAGGAGGATGAACTCTTCTGTGTGAAAGGAGGATTAACTCTTCTGTGTGAAAGGAGGATGAACTATTCTGTGTGAAAGGAGGATGAACTCTTCTGTGTGAAAGGAGGATTAACTCTTCTTTGTTCGGCTCATTCAAGGAATCCAGAGAGTTCTCTTCACTCACATGTTCTTTATTCAGGAAACGTCATCACAAAAAACTAATTTAGAATCATCTGCACCTGGTGAGAGAAACACGACTGACTGTCAGTAGAATACAGACTGACTATAAGTAGAATACAGACTGACTGTCAGTAGAATACAGACTGACATGACAGTAGAATACAGACTGACATGTCAGTATAATAAAAGTTATGGAAGCTTTAACTCAGTGGTTCTCTGCAACccttgtgggttcgatcccgctCTTCCCATAGTTGCAAAGTCGAGTGTCCTTTTGGCAGGCCCACTggccccagttgcttcccgggcgctttcACCTGCTCCTGCTCTAAAtaaatgggttaaatgcagaataCAGGAActaaatttaataaaaataaaatctattctctctcctcttctcctggaCGACATTAGTACTGCATCATGTTATTTCCAGCTATTCCAGAATATTTAatgcgtaataataataatgtaggagtAATAATGTGATTATTAAGACACTATATATAGATACCTGTGACTTATAAAATAAGATATACATCgatttacatattatatacatttatttatttgtgattgttttttgtgtgcaagtgttttattgtttaatgtttagCACTGTGGAGATTCCTTGGgatttgttattgtgtttacaagtgttttatttttaaattagagATTCTTCGTGATTGtgtttttaagtgttttatttttaattagagATTCTTTGTGattgtgtttacaagtgttttattttttaattagagATTCTTCGTGATTGtgtttttaagtgttttatttttaattagagATTCTTCGTGATTGtgtttttaagtgttttattttttaattagagATTCTTCGTGATTGtgtttttaagtgttttattttttaattagagATACTTCGTGATTGTGTTtctaagtgttttatttttaattagagATTCTTCGTGATTGtgtttttaagtgttttatttttaattagagATTCTTCGTGattgtgtttacaagtgttttattttttaattagagATACTTCGTGATTGTGTTtctaagtgttttatttttaattagagATTCTTCGTGATTGtgtttttaagtgttttattttaattagagATTCTTCGATtgtgttttaagtgttttatttttaattagagATACTTTGATTGTGTTtctaagtgttttattttaattagagATTCTTCGTGATtgtgttttaagtgttttatttttaattagagATTCTTCGTGATtgtgttttaagtgttttatttttaattagagATTCTTCGTGATtgtgttttaagtgttttattttaattagatgttttatttttaattagaaTACTTCGTGATTGTTGTTCTCAAAGTGTTTGATTTTTAGAATTTctttgatgttttattttttaattagagATACTTCGTGATTGTGTTtctaagtgttttatttttaattagagATTCTTCGTGATTGtgtttttaagtgttttatttttaattagagATTCTTCGTGattgtgtttacaagtgttttatttttaattagagATTCTTCGTGATTGtgtttttaagtgttttattttttaattagagATTCTTCGTGATTGtgtttttaagtgttttattttttaatatagatTCTTCGTGATTGTGTTGacaagtgttttattttttaatgtttaacccTATGGAGATTCCTCGAACGTGATTGGTTCGCCCGTCATCCAATCGCATCGctctaaaagtaaaaaaaccgCGCTAACCCACTGCGCGTCTCTCCTGCGCAGCCTCACTCAGGGACCAGAGAACCCCTCAGAGGATCTCCCGTCTCCCTAGCAAGGTAACGAAATAACATCGTTGCGGCGCTTCTCGTCCTCTCGGTGGACGCGAGTGTGAACCTCCTTCGTGTCGGTCACCGGCTGCATGGAGACGGTCAATGTGACGTCACgacgtctgttgttgttgtgctaacCGGCGACTGTTAGCTAATCTAGCTAACACGATCAAGTAGTGGTTAGCTAGGCACCTTCCTGTAGCGCTAACGTCAGCTTCCGGCGTCACGTCCAGGTGATCCTCCCGCTGTCGGGAACCCGTCACAGCCGTACCTTTTATACACCTGTCCATTCATTTGGTGTAGTATTCATTCACAAGAATGCCTTCAAAATGCTCCAACTTTATTCATAATGCGACCCGTAACACGCGCTGAGAGAGGAGCGAGCAGGACAACAAgcaggtcaaacaggtcaaacaccGACAGGCAGACAGAAAGCACGAGCTGCGTGATGGTGATCAGAGGTAAAGACATCACGAGACTGCGGACCACGACCAGgtgaccagggttgccaggtctgtgtgacaaaaccagcccaatggccaataaaaccagcccaaaaaccagcccaatatcagaactcaaaatacgcccgtgccaaaccatatccactgcttttaaagtccatgtccagtcccgctgctaaccatgttggtgcccaaagcataactccttcatgatgccccctgagataggaaagtgacccggGGGGGggtctagtgagagtgtgctcacctgtgtgcgcggatgtgtctgtgtgtacgtgctgatctggagtcagtttggtaggatttgggtataaataaattatttcatttgaaatatggatttttatttaaagatattcatgtaatttgcatgcaaaataggtctacccgaaccagcggacacaaaattcaacccgcggcaacacttcaaaagtagcccaattccgtgggaaaaccgcggacctggcaacactgcaggTGACCGAGaagcagggccggagtggggccacttttcagcccgggaatctcaggctcaagaccagcccacttttctcATGGTGTAGTgtaaattggataaatgaagcaacagttcagctcttactatcctggagttcttttattaataccatggtccaacaaataatgtaaaggttaaatacaacaataataatccacttaagatgagaagttaacaaaaaatatgcataacattaaaaaaggcagaagggcgtagcaggggtgtcagactcagatgaggcagtaggccagatttgttggagtgagacctcatgggggccgtcatggtcatggtcattatcatggtcaGTGTCATGGTCATGgccatggtcattgtcattgtcatggtcatggtcattgtcatggtcattgtcatggtcatggtcatggtcattgtcatggtcattatcatggtcattgtcatggtcattatcatggtcattgtcatggtcattatcatggtcttggtcatggtcattatcatggtcattgtcctggtcattgtcatggtcatggtcattgtcattctcatttttctgcatgagtattatatagtggtgatttactcctttactacacccactaatgagcaaacaatgcatattggttcatcaagtactgtcatatactgctctttcttataatatataactttaaatcatatagtttcctctgttatcctctctacctgtccctgtcgtcatggcctcctcattgcaaatgtcgggctcatcattttcagcaggagactcttatctgctgctacaaagaaaaatgaagtcatattactgcatacttcaatatcaatagtatatatcaatatttgcataatatttgcaaagtctatggatcgccatattttggatgatataaaaaggctaatattttaattcaatttaatattttgcttgggaataggttgacaacgctacaatgatattaatcaaggctacaacgttagccgaatagttatgttgctaatcattaggcctctgtctctctttaccagttgccacttgtgtttgtcctcttgtaaataaatctgtaagcttggcacatttggcagcatcctcctccaatgcctttctttttttcaacctggcttttccagcccctcctgccctcttcctcccctccgtcctccctgacgcgtatcgttgcggtcgggccggcccagctatccgtagctgagaaaactttttggaaaagacggctaaggaccgaaccaactctattttggaggggtgaagttctcctctcccaaattgagttggttggttccataatggactgaaccaactctattatttgggaggggtgaacttcctcgcatggtacaacccatgcagaggctgcggtgtcagaatgcggaacatgtgtcgcccactttaagagaagatggactaacgtgacaaatgtcaacaaatacaattctcgaccggcccagaagtgaagcggcccaccgggaactctcccgattctcccgattacccaccccgggcctgccgAGAAGGGTACTTCCGGTAACAGGCAGGTGTGTTTTAATCCCAGGATGTGTAGAAAGAATCTTTTTAACTCTGTTTCGTTTAAACTGTGAAGGACTTTTAGTTCCGGGTTGTGCAGCTGATGCGGAGCAGCTGACCTCAGCTCACTGGACTCACCAACTGTCCccgtgaattattattattattataataactcGTAATGTCTGACGGTCCGAAGGTAAATGAAACTTTAAAAAGAGTGAGTTGAGGATTCATTCAACGGGTCTGAAGCTCAAATGTTGAAGTTGAACTGTCGCCGGAGCCAAAGGGACGAGACGCTCAGCCGGAACACCGGGTTGCCGGTTTGAGTCCGGGTCAGGGACCTtctttacctttgcattgaaaatgcggaagattatgttttgatcgccatttatttatttgtatgcgtgttactcgcataactcaaaaagtattcaaccgaatcgcatgaaatgtggtgggatggttggttattatccagggaccatttgattagattttgggatcgatcgggtcaaaggtcaagggcatGAACATGTCAAAATCTTGTTTTTACCAaagcgtggtcaatttctatccaattggcaactaaagCCAACATGTTGATAACTCAGTGCCAGTGACATGTGAAGCTGTGCGCTCCACCGAGGGCCCCTTCTAGTTGGTCCTGTGTCTCTCACGGTGGTTTATAAGAGGCCCTAAAATAACAACACATGTATTATATGTAcatcatttaaactccatctcaacACATTCCTGTTTACTCTGGCATTTGGTTGATTTTAATATTCTAttgccttttattttattgcaccatcttttacggTGTATTGTACTTTTGTTCTTTTAACCTGTTATTGACAAATAGTTTTAATTGTCTTAttctgcactttgtgacactttgtctgtgataagtgcaaaataaataaacgtgtgtgtgtgtgtgtgtgtgtgtgtgtgtgtgtgtgtgtgtgtgtgtgtgtgtgtgtgtgtgtgtgtgtgtgtgtgtgtgtgtgtgtgtgtgtgtgtgtgtgtgtgtgtgtgtgtgtgatcagctCTCAGGAGCGCCTCCCCACCAGTGAAGCTGTATCAGCACCGGGTCGACGGGTCGGAGGGCGGCGGCCCGGCGTACGGCGAGCCGCCCGCTGACATCGGCGTGAGCTACAAACCCATCGCGCCGGCGCCGTCCAGCTCCAACCACACGCCTCCAGGTTCTGACTCCGCTACATTCACCTGTTCACGCCGGTGTTAAAGGTGTAAAACATGCTCGTCCTAGGGTCATGAGAGAGGCGGCACCGGGCAGCTGAcggacatcaggctccggatggaGTGGATTAAGGTTAACTAtctttaatggcaagaagtttaacaaacagTGGCGGCTCAGGGTCGTGGTTGCCGTGGTGATCCGGCTCAACAGGAAGCAGCCTGAAGGACCCGGTCAAGAGGAAAGAGAACCATGTTCCCCAGTCCAGAGTCTTAGTCCCaggatcagccaatcagctcctctcagagGGAGTTctgcctctaacaccttcctgttgggtAGAAGTCCGCGATCagaatggaggggtcaaaggtcacgacccccgggtcaaaacgtcacgaccggtcaagtcgctaaacaagtattttcacaataaaagtcccgtctgttattgtctgaaagtcacttcacggcttCAACCGGTTCAACAGTCTGAAATActgactaacattcactctcatgacaAACATTACTTCTTACCATTGACATTCATCATTTTCATCGAGTAAATGttccccctatgcttcataacatgttcataataacaatattctccctaatatttcctataaTATCTCTATGTATTAAAGCTCAAGACCGGCTCACGGTGTGTCTTGTGTCCAGGCTCCTCGgtgccctccccctccccctctctgcccTCGTCATCCACCTTCCGGCCGTCGTTCAGTGACTTCGGCCC
The nucleotide sequence above comes from Pseudoliparis swirei isolate HS2019 ecotype Mariana Trench chromosome 24, NWPU_hadal_v1, whole genome shotgun sequence. Encoded proteins:
- the cdk2ap2 gene encoding cyclin-dependent kinase 2-associated protein 2, giving the protein MVIRGKDITRLRTTTSKIGLPEPADTKFNPRQHFKSSPIPWENRGPGNTAALRSASPPVKLYQHRVDGSEGGGPAYGEPPADIGVSYKPIAPAPSSSNHTPPGSSVPSPSPSLPSSSTFRPSFSDFGPPSMGFAQPVKVSQGSTYSELLSVIEEMSREIRPTYAGSKSAMERLKRGIIHARALVRECLAETERSART